A DNA window from Methylocystis heyeri contains the following coding sequences:
- a CDS encoding ribonuclease HII, producing the protein MSGPRKTELDFSHDSRFRGRGLWPLAGIDEVGCGPLAGPVCAAAVILNPDQPPQGVNDSKALTAKARETAFALICESALSVSFAFATAAEIDALNIRRAALLAMTRAAAGLSVRPAYALVDGRFLPDLPCRGEAIVKGDAISLSIAAASIVAKVMRDAMMRRLAERHPEYGFAENAGYGVPRHLSAIEKFGPTPYHRMSFSPLRKPSEEL; encoded by the coding sequence TTGAGCGGCCCAAGGAAAACGGAACTCGATTTCTCCCACGACAGCCGTTTTCGCGGCAGGGGATTATGGCCGCTCGCAGGCATCGACGAAGTCGGCTGCGGGCCGCTCGCGGGCCCGGTCTGCGCGGCGGCCGTCATTTTGAACCCGGACCAACCTCCGCAAGGGGTCAATGATTCCAAAGCATTGACCGCCAAAGCGCGAGAAACCGCCTTCGCTCTGATCTGTGAAAGCGCCCTTTCGGTGTCCTTCGCCTTTGCAACCGCAGCCGAAATAGACGCGCTCAACATCCGCAGGGCGGCCTTGCTGGCGATGACGCGGGCCGCTGCCGGCCTCTCGGTCCGGCCCGCCTACGCGCTGGTCGACGGACGGTTTCTTCCCGATCTTCCCTGCCGGGGCGAAGCCATCGTCAAGGGCGACGCCATTTCTTTATCGATCGCCGCGGCGTCCATCGTCGCAAAAGTGATGAGGGACGCCATGATGCGTCGATTGGCGGAGCGACACCCCGAATATGGCTTCGCGGAAAACGCCGGTTACGGGGTTCCGCGTCATCTCTCGGCGATCGAGAAGTTCGGTCCAACTCCTTATCACCGCATGAGTTTTTCACCCCTTCGGAAGCCCTCCGAGGAACTCTGA